A genomic segment from Gossypium hirsutum isolate 1008001.06 chromosome D04, Gossypium_hirsutum_v2.1, whole genome shotgun sequence encodes:
- the LOC107899462 gene encoding indole-3-acetic acid-induced protein ARG7 has product MKGKFIKACITKWRKMGSRVIPCGSCEYCYEWAKWPNTKNEESSIPRDVPKGHLVVYVGENYKRFVIKLTLLKHPLFKALLDQAQDEYEFTTDSKLCIPCDESLFLEVVRCASSPQD; this is encoded by the coding sequence GGAGGAAGATGGGGAGTAGAGTCATACCTTGTGGCAGTTGCGAATACTGTTATGAGTGGGCAAAGTGGCCTAATACCAAGAATGAAGAGAGTTCAATCCCAAGAGATGTGCCAAAGGGTCACTTGGTAGTATATGTTGGTGAAAACTATAAGAGGTTTGTAATTAAACTCACCTTGCTCAAGCATCCACTGTTCAAGGCATTGCTAGATCAAGCTCAGGATGAATATGAATTTACCACAGACTCCAAACTCTGCATTCCTTGTGATGAAAGCCTTTTCCTCGAAGTTGTTCGATGCGCTAGCTCTCCTCAAGATTGA
- the LOC107899461 gene encoding uncharacterized protein, which yields MTDHHHHHHHHHRFGQLRSTSQILKKTAVHFTAHPFTFIFLSFILLSFRSLVESGSFLLNSFIDRDPSFKSLLSRLDLHPSHPHARFQSTRRHTRRPFLHLTRVGALDNDLFSSDDDLRHRSPFASFSNRPLNGTPLILSNFDAKLGFSHFVADNGILLPEIVRYGVKFKTISFDYENNERDQQEEKIVDLQFVYKGFVLGRRDAAVLFFIVSFLSAAYGWVILGFTAIYSLIFGVLFVTIVNDLIGRFVSFFGVFWDGSKMGLKRLTGFVLIKWAVRDAVTQLLGLWYFGEIEDHYSFFKLFVRLKLMPFSVMSPWIRGYEKEISGFLFTWFLVDTLVSFAFSLAAWVAVVDSRRTGREIIKEGCYLMSTLLNQGIQIQCFEAILGGSLARLILTRIGGEFFATVIQAALELYFMVAWLIFYFVVKSREANTEGRRYGRRELEALIDGLG from the coding sequence ATGACCGATCaccatcaccaccaccaccaccaccaccggtTCGGCCAGCTACGGTCCACATCGCAGATCCTCAAAAAGACTGCCGTGCATTTTACCGCCCACCCTTTCACGTTCATCTTCCTTTCTTTCATTCTCCTCTCTTTCCGTTCTTTAGTTGAATCCGGTTCCTTTCTCCTCAATTCCTTTATTGACCGTGATCCTTCTTTCAAATCCCTCCTTTCTCGCCTCGACCTCCACCCTTCCCATCCGCACGCGCGTTTCCAATCAACCCGTCGCCACACACGCCGTCCTTTCCTCCACCTCACGCGCGTCGGCGCTCTTGATAACGACTTATTCTCTTCTGACGATGACCTCCGCCACCGCTCCCCGTTCGCTTCTTTCTCTAACCGCCCCCTCAATGGCACGCCGTTGATTCTTTCAAACTTCGATGCCAAATTAGGGTTTTCGCATTTCGTTGCGGATAACGGTATTCTGCTGCCGGAAATTGTTCGTTACGGAGTCAAATTCAAGACAATCTCATTTGACTACGAAAACAATGAAAGGGACcagcaagaagaaaagattgtggaTCTTCAGTTTGTTTATAAAGGATTTGTATTGGGGCGCCGTGACGCAGCGGTGCTTTTCTTTATCGTCAGTTTTCTATCCGCGGCGTATGGATGGGTAATTCTAGGATTTACGGCGATTTACTCTTTGATTTTTGGTGTTCTTTTTGTCACAATTGTTAATGACTTGATTGGAAGATTTGTTTCGTTTTTTGGGGTTTTTTGGGATGGGTCTAAAATGGGTTTGAAAAGACTCACTGGGTTCGTTCTAATAAAATGGGCGGTAAGAGACGCGGTGACCCAGCTTCTTGGATTGTGGTATTTCGGAGAAATTGAGGATCACTACTCGTTTTTTAAGCTTTTTGTCAGGTTAAAGTTGATGCCTTTTTCGGTTATGTCACCATGGATTAGGGGTTATGAGAAGGAGATTTCAGGGTTTTTGTTTACGTGGTTTCTGGTGGATACTTTGGTTTCATTTGCATTCTCATTAGCTGCTTGGGTTGCCGTTGTAGATTCAAGGAGAACCGGGAGAGAAATTATTAAAGAAGGTTGTTATCTGATGTCAACACTTTTGAACCAAGGGATACAGATTCAGTGTTTTGAAGCTATCTTAGGTGGGTCGTTAGCAAGATTGATTTTGACTCGTATAGGGGGAGAATTTTTTGCCACGGTTATTCAGGCAGCTCTGGAGTTGTATTTCATGGTAGCTTGGTTGATATTTTACTTTGTGGTGAAGTCTAGGGAAGCTAATACAGAAGGTAGGAGGTATGGGAGGAGAGAATTGGAGGCTTTGATTGATGGACTTGGATGA